A genome region from Halomarina salina includes the following:
- a CDS encoding winged helix-turn-helix transcriptional regulator, giving the protein MSGEDGSDAPLSAYLEAKGAVELLCEIEPNGSQFTRLVEESTVSRSTVSTRLREGEELGLYERREIEGRGTSHAYRLTEAGAKLRLYLDHTGLTERYRTIKALRRHFDEDVGELTEWARENEGEFDPPVEEDGLREQLREYSRLGE; this is encoded by the coding sequence ATGAGTGGTGAAGACGGCTCGGACGCACCCCTGTCGGCCTACCTCGAGGCCAAGGGCGCGGTCGAACTGCTCTGTGAAATCGAACCAAACGGGAGCCAGTTCACACGGTTAGTGGAGGAATCGACGGTCAGCCGGTCGACGGTCTCGACCCGCCTGCGGGAGGGCGAGGAACTCGGACTGTACGAGCGCCGAGAAATCGAGGGGCGCGGCACCTCCCACGCATACCGCCTGACCGAGGCGGGCGCAAAGCTCCGCCTCTACCTCGACCACACAGGTCTCACGGAGCGGTACCGCACGATCAAAGCGTTACGCCGGCACTTCGACGAAGACGTCGGGGAGCTGACGGAGTGGGCACGAGAGAACGAGGGAGAGTTCGATCCTCCAGTCGAGGAAGACGGCCTCCGGGAACAGCTCCGGGAGTACAGCAGACTTGGAGAGTGA
- a CDS encoding long-chain-fatty-acid--CoA ligase: protein MEVIDGFPSTSGDEYPLNTTRFIEAAARNVPDREIVSGTGEDQFRYTYGEAYERMQRLANALEELGVEAGDRVGVLAWNDHRHYECYFGIPGTGAVFLQLNLRLHSDQLQYVLNHSEPRFLVVDESLLEVAEGVAHEVSSIEGFVVMTDNDLDEVETDLEPTFSYEDILTEAEPEYDWPYIDETSAYSACYTTGTTGRPKGVYYSHRNIYLHTMQLANSVGISHEDSVAQITPMFHGQGWGLAYAATYAGAKLAFPGRYQAENPEPLVDLIRDEDATVTNGAPAIFMPMLDYIRDLDDIPNWNDLQMMSGATEPPLDMMQGYKELTGAEIVHAYGATETTPLVTMNFIKPSLEEDLSEEEKLDMRRKQGLTVPGIEMKIVDPTTGEELPHDGESAGEILIRGPWVTSSYYDDDRTEHSFTDDGFWESGDAGVIDKEGYLKITDRIKDVIKSGGEWISSVDMENLLIEHPNVRDACVVGLEHPEWEERPFALVEVEDDFNREELDEILSQRFADWQLPDEIEFTDEIPKTSVGKNNKKVIREEYEGRYLD, encoded by the coding sequence ATGGAGGTCATAGATGGATTCCCATCGACTAGTGGAGACGAATATCCGCTCAACACGACAAGATTCATCGAGGCGGCAGCACGAAACGTTCCTGATCGGGAAATCGTCTCAGGGACAGGTGAAGACCAGTTCCGGTACACCTACGGAGAGGCGTACGAACGGATGCAGCGCTTGGCCAATGCCCTCGAAGAGTTGGGTGTTGAGGCCGGAGATCGCGTAGGTGTACTTGCGTGGAATGATCACCGTCACTATGAATGCTATTTCGGTATTCCCGGAACCGGTGCCGTTTTCCTTCAGCTCAATCTCCGACTGCATTCAGATCAACTACAGTATGTGTTAAATCACTCGGAACCGCGATTCTTAGTGGTCGACGAATCCCTTCTGGAAGTCGCTGAAGGTGTCGCCCACGAGGTCAGTTCCATAGAGGGATTCGTCGTCATGACTGATAACGATCTCGACGAGGTCGAAACCGATCTCGAGCCGACGTTCTCCTATGAAGATATATTAACTGAGGCGGAGCCGGAGTACGATTGGCCATACATCGACGAAACATCGGCATACAGTGCCTGCTACACGACTGGAACGACGGGGCGTCCCAAAGGAGTGTACTATTCCCACCGGAACATCTACCTACACACGATGCAGTTGGCGAACTCCGTCGGTATCTCACATGAGGACTCAGTCGCTCAAATCACGCCGATGTTCCATGGACAGGGCTGGGGACTGGCCTACGCTGCGACGTACGCTGGCGCAAAGCTCGCGTTCCCGGGCCGATATCAGGCGGAAAATCCCGAACCGCTGGTTGATCTCATCCGTGACGAGGACGCGACCGTAACAAACGGGGCACCAGCTATTTTTATGCCGATGCTCGATTACATTCGAGATCTCGACGATATCCCGAACTGGAACGATCTACAGATGATGTCTGGAGCAACAGAGCCGCCGCTGGACATGATGCAGGGATACAAAGAACTCACGGGGGCAGAGATCGTCCATGCATATGGCGCAACTGAGACGACCCCGCTGGTAACGATGAACTTCATCAAGCCGTCGCTTGAAGAAGACCTCTCTGAGGAAGAAAAGCTCGATATGCGGCGCAAGCAGGGACTGACTGTCCCGGGTATCGAGATGAAAATAGTCGATCCTACCACAGGCGAGGAACTGCCACACGACGGTGAATCCGCCGGAGAAATTCTCATCCGTGGTCCATGGGTGACAAGCAGTTACTATGACGACGACCGAACGGAACATTCGTTCACTGACGATGGGTTCTGGGAAAGCGGCGACGCCGGGGTAATCGATAAGGAAGGATATCTAAAGATTACTGACCGTATCAAGGATGTTATTAAAAGCGGTGGGGAATGGATTTCGTCTGTCGACATGGAAAACCTCCTCATCGAACACCCGAATGTCAGAGACGCGTGCGTTGTTGGCCTTGAACATCCGGAATGGGAAGAGCGCCCATTCGCACTTGTTGAGGTCGAAGACGATTTCAATCGTGAAGAACTCGATGAAATTCTTTCCCAGCGGTTCGCCGACTGGCAGCTCCCCGATGAAATTGAGTTTACCGATGAAATTCCAAAAACAAGTGTGGGGAAAAACAACAAGAAAGTAATCCGCGAAGAGTACGAAGGTCGATATCTCGATTGA
- a CDS encoding heavy metal translocating P-type ATPase, whose amino-acid sequence MTENPDAAGETSGGGQRRELTARLVVPEMDCPSCAQKVDKSLQRVDGVVDATLQPTTGTANVTYDSDRISEADVVDAIEGAGYEVVRESDSDHDESEDAAGGADIAPPSEVWTSPRAKKTWLGAAFVTLGLLFEFLLTGQNVTVASVLEYPLHIADVLFLGAVAASGIPVVRSGYYSAKNRSLDIDLLMGTAIIAATGIGYFVEAATLAVLFSIAELLEDYAMDRARDSLRELMELSPDEATVVRDGEEVTVPADEVEVGETVVVRPGDKIPLDGTVVEGESAVDQSPITGESVPVDKTAGDEVYAGAINEEGYLEVEVTSTAGDSTLSRIIEMVQGAQAKKTDTEQFVDRFSGYYTPVVVVLAILTAAIPPLVIADPVSVDVAGYGFTFAGDWQTWFIRGLTLLVIACPCAFVISTPVSVVSGITSAAKNGVLIKGGNYLEAMGEVDAVALDKTGTLTKGELAVTDVVPVGDTTEDDLLRRAAGLERRSEHPIAAAILARADEAGVGNLPDPTGFESLTGKGIRGEIDGETYYAGKPALFEELGFDLARARRETDGGVVAEEAAESDDGPFAEDALAALEREGKTVVIVGTESELLGAIAIADEVRPASKRAVQRLQELGVERVVMLTGDNEGTARAIAEQVDVDEYRAELLPEEKVDAVEELQAEYGEVAMVGDGINDAPALATAEVGIAMGAAGTDTALETADIALMGDDVGKLPYLYELSHTANGVIRQNIWTSLGVKALLAVGVPIGLVSVAVAVVVGDMGMSLGVTGNAMRLSRIEPDRFSDT is encoded by the coding sequence ATGACAGAGAATCCGGACGCAGCGGGGGAGACGAGCGGGGGCGGGCAGCGACGGGAGCTGACCGCCCGCCTCGTCGTCCCCGAGATGGACTGTCCGTCCTGCGCCCAGAAAGTCGACAAGAGCCTCCAGCGCGTCGACGGCGTCGTTGACGCCACGCTCCAGCCGACCACCGGTACGGCCAACGTCACGTACGACTCAGACCGCATCAGCGAGGCCGATGTGGTCGACGCAATCGAAGGCGCCGGCTACGAGGTCGTCAGAGAGTCGGATTCCGACCACGATGAGTCAGAGGATGCGGCCGGTGGCGCCGACATCGCGCCACCGTCGGAGGTCTGGACGAGTCCTCGCGCGAAGAAGACGTGGCTCGGCGCGGCGTTCGTCACGCTCGGCCTCCTCTTCGAGTTCCTCCTCACCGGGCAGAACGTCACGGTGGCGAGCGTCCTCGAGTACCCGCTCCACATCGCCGACGTCCTGTTCCTCGGCGCTGTCGCCGCCAGCGGCATCCCCGTCGTCCGCAGCGGGTACTACTCCGCGAAGAACCGAAGCCTCGACATCGACCTGCTGATGGGGACGGCGATCATCGCGGCGACCGGTATCGGCTACTTCGTCGAGGCGGCGACGCTGGCCGTCCTGTTCAGCATCGCCGAGCTGCTCGAGGATTACGCGATGGACAGGGCGCGGGACTCCCTGCGCGAGCTGATGGAACTCTCGCCCGACGAGGCCACCGTCGTGCGCGACGGCGAGGAAGTCACGGTGCCCGCCGACGAAGTGGAGGTGGGTGAGACCGTGGTCGTTCGCCCCGGTGACAAGATTCCGTTGGACGGCACGGTCGTCGAGGGCGAGAGCGCGGTCGACCAGTCGCCGATTACCGGCGAGAGCGTCCCCGTCGACAAGACCGCCGGCGACGAGGTGTACGCGGGCGCGATCAACGAGGAGGGCTACCTCGAAGTCGAAGTCACGTCGACGGCGGGCGACTCGACGCTCTCGCGCATCATCGAGATGGTGCAGGGCGCACAGGCGAAGAAGACCGACACCGAGCAGTTCGTCGACCGCTTCTCGGGCTACTACACGCCGGTCGTGGTCGTGTTGGCAATCCTGACCGCCGCCATTCCACCGTTGGTCATCGCCGACCCCGTCTCGGTGGACGTGGCCGGGTACGGGTTCACCTTCGCCGGCGACTGGCAGACGTGGTTCATCCGCGGACTCACCCTGCTGGTGATTGCCTGCCCGTGCGCGTTCGTCATCTCGACGCCCGTCTCCGTGGTGTCGGGGATCACCAGCGCCGCGAAGAACGGCGTGCTGATCAAGGGCGGCAACTACCTCGAAGCGATGGGCGAAGTCGATGCCGTCGCGCTCGACAAGACGGGGACGCTCACGAAGGGCGAACTCGCCGTCACCGACGTCGTCCCGGTCGGCGACACCACTGAGGACGATCTGCTCCGTCGCGCCGCCGGGCTGGAGCGGCGCAGTGAGCATCCCATCGCCGCAGCGATTCTCGCCCGTGCCGACGAGGCGGGCGTGGGCAACCTGCCCGACCCGACTGGCTTCGAGAGCCTCACCGGGAAGGGCATCCGCGGGGAGATCGACGGCGAGACGTACTACGCGGGCAAGCCCGCACTCTTCGAGGAGTTGGGCTTCGACCTCGCTCGGGCACGCCGCGAGACGGACGGCGGCGTCGTGGCGGAAGAGGCGGCCGAGTCCGACGACGGGCCGTTCGCCGAGGACGCGCTCGCCGCGCTGGAGCGGGAGGGCAAGACGGTCGTTATCGTCGGAACGGAGTCGGAGTTGCTGGGTGCCATCGCCATCGCCGACGAGGTGCGCCCGGCCTCGAAGCGGGCCGTCCAGCGCCTGCAGGAGCTTGGTGTCGAGCGCGTCGTGATGCTGACGGGCGACAACGAGGGCACCGCCCGCGCCATCGCCGAGCAGGTCGACGTCGACGAGTACCGCGCCGAACTCTTGCCGGAGGAGAAGGTCGACGCCGTCGAGGAGTTGCAGGCGGAGTACGGCGAGGTGGCGATGGTCGGCGATGGCATCAACGACGCGCCCGCGCTCGCCACCGCGGAGGTCGGTATTGCGATGGGAGCCGCCGGCACCGACACCGCGCTCGAGACCGCCGACATCGCGCTGATGGGCGACGACGTCGGGAAGCTGCCGTACCTCTACGAACTGTCGCACACGGCCAACGGCGTCATCCGGCAGAACATCTGGACGAGCCTCGGCGTGAAGGCGCTGCTTGCCGTCGGCGTGCCGATTGGGCTCGTCAGCGTCGCCGTCGCTGTCGTCGTCGGCGACATGGGGATGAGTCTCGGCGTCACCGGGAACGCGATGCGGCTGTCACGGATCGAGCCCGACCGGTTCTCCGACACCTGA
- a CDS encoding helix-turn-helix domain-containing protein, translating to MRELVFALEYEPGCNRVADALADHPDARVRSLSLHATAEQLWRVDHATGIPDALDAIEDAFLTSDYYADCLATEDCGATQTTRVLDRTDDTLVLYSDWERTPSCASVPHIARDHLGKSVLFETRHEGRHYTWRLIHSGEGDVAAFFDALEVAVGDCARMEMLRTADTTASVGGSDETQSGLSPEQEAALRAAVEHGYYESPREVDVGELAEHLDVPRSTLTYRLRRAEEHLAKQHVADERLPEDPPATR from the coding sequence ATGCGCGAACTCGTCTTCGCCCTCGAATACGAGCCGGGGTGTAACAGGGTGGCGGACGCCCTCGCTGACCACCCCGACGCCCGCGTCCGCTCGCTCTCGCTGCACGCCACTGCGGAGCAGCTCTGGCGAGTCGACCACGCGACCGGCATTCCGGACGCACTCGACGCCATCGAGGACGCCTTTCTCACCAGCGACTACTACGCCGACTGTCTGGCTACCGAGGACTGCGGCGCCACACAGACCACTCGCGTCCTCGACCGCACGGACGACACGCTCGTCCTGTACTCCGACTGGGAGCGCACCCCCTCCTGCGCGTCCGTCCCCCACATCGCCCGCGACCATCTCGGCAAGAGCGTGTTGTTCGAGACCCGTCACGAGGGCCGCCACTACACGTGGCGACTCATCCACTCCGGAGAGGGCGACGTGGCCGCGTTCTTCGACGCCCTCGAAGTCGCCGTCGGGGACTGCGCCCGGATGGAGATGCTCCGAACCGCGGACACGACTGCGTCGGTGGGGGGAAGCGACGAGACGCAAAGTGGTCTGTCGCCGGAGCAGGAGGCCGCACTCCGGGCAGCCGTCGAACACGGGTACTACGAGTCCCCACGCGAAGTCGACGTCGGCGAACTGGCCGAGCATCTCGACGTGCCGCGGTCGACGCTCACCTACCGACTCCGCCGGGCGGAGGAACACTTGGCGAAGCAGCACGTCGCCGACGAACGGTTGCCCGAAGATCCCCCGGCAACACGCTGA
- a CDS encoding Zn-ribbon domain-containing OB-fold protein, producing the protein MRQVHPDYNESSGLVVDGSIRIAADDNPVLIGTECSECEYVVFPSRPFCRNCLSDNVSDVELARTGQLETYTVAHTGQEGIEPPYAFGFVNLENVQIYSRFTEWKERSLEVGDQVELVLEKIKTDTETGEPLFGHMFRPMEEEQ; encoded by the coding sequence ATGCGACAAGTGCATCCCGACTATAATGAGTCGTCGGGACTCGTCGTTGACGGGTCGATTCGTATTGCCGCCGATGACAATCCAGTGCTGATAGGGACCGAATGTTCCGAGTGCGAGTACGTTGTCTTTCCATCTCGGCCGTTTTGCCGCAATTGTCTTTCGGACAACGTCTCTGATGTCGAACTTGCACGAACAGGACAACTCGAGACCTACACCGTCGCACATACTGGTCAAGAAGGAATCGAACCGCCGTACGCATTCGGCTTTGTGAACCTGGAAAACGTACAGATTTACTCCCGTTTCACCGAGTGGAAAGAAAGATCACTCGAAGTTGGCGACCAAGTGGAACTGGTACTTGAAAAAATCAAGACAGATACGGAGACCGGTGAACCGTTGTTTGGCCATATGTTCCGCCCCATGGAGGAAGAACAATGA
- a CDS encoding acyl-CoA dehydrogenase family protein: MTGINFDVDEETQLVLNSLDEFIEREVAPLASGLESKLNNPTLGRRANGQPTEEILEAIQSIRQKSGEAGFYAMHMPEEVGGQGVSKITWYAVKRHVASKGRGLSEHVLKGPEGPNALLGLAEGEQVERYLKPVVRGKKSTAFGQTEPDVGSDSPSMSTEAEKNGDEWIINGRKQWITNAAFCDFALVLARTKPLAEVDRRYDGITCFIVERDEFEVGSVNNAIGLEGWQAEILLDDVAVSESRVLGPKHGAFRDAMELLTMGRLELGAEAVGYSQYLLEKSREYAREREAFGESIGSFQQVSSMYARGRAKTYMADAGGLRTAWNLDQGNDIVEDVSIFHWFATNAFWEIADNAVQIHGANGLSEDNPFVDHLHLARVLRIVEGTDEIQLNTIAKQNDLL; the protein is encoded by the coding sequence ATGACAGGCATTAATTTCGACGTTGACGAAGAGACGCAGCTCGTATTGAACAGCCTTGATGAGTTTATTGAGCGTGAGGTCGCCCCCTTAGCGAGTGGCCTTGAATCGAAACTTAACAATCCCACCTTGGGTCGACGAGCAAACGGTCAACCCACCGAGGAGATACTCGAAGCGATTCAGAGTATTCGTCAAAAGAGTGGTGAGGCGGGGTTTTACGCCATGCATATGCCCGAAGAGGTTGGTGGCCAAGGGGTCTCAAAAATAACGTGGTACGCAGTGAAGCGCCACGTCGCTTCGAAGGGACGAGGGCTCTCTGAGCATGTCCTCAAGGGGCCGGAGGGGCCAAATGCGCTATTGGGTCTTGCTGAGGGTGAACAGGTCGAACGGTACCTCAAGCCAGTCGTGCGTGGTAAGAAATCGACTGCATTCGGTCAAACTGAACCCGATGTCGGTTCTGACTCACCCTCGATGTCGACCGAAGCTGAAAAGAACGGCGACGAATGGATAATCAACGGCCGAAAGCAGTGGATTACGAACGCGGCATTCTGCGATTTCGCCCTTGTGCTGGCTCGGACAAAGCCGCTGGCGGAGGTCGATCGGCGATACGATGGTATCACTTGTTTCATCGTCGAACGCGACGAGTTCGAAGTCGGATCAGTCAACAACGCTATTGGCTTGGAGGGTTGGCAAGCCGAAATCCTTCTGGACGACGTTGCCGTATCTGAATCACGCGTTCTTGGCCCCAAGCATGGCGCATTTCGAGATGCAATGGAACTATTGACGATGGGTCGACTCGAACTCGGAGCAGAAGCTGTTGGCTACTCGCAGTATCTGCTTGAGAAGAGCAGGGAGTATGCACGGGAACGTGAGGCGTTCGGGGAGTCCATCGGGTCATTCCAGCAGGTGTCAAGCATGTATGCACGAGGACGTGCAAAAACGTATATGGCAGACGCTGGGGGCCTACGAACTGCATGGAATCTGGATCAGGGTAATGACATCGTTGAGGATGTCTCGATCTTCCATTGGTTCGCGACTAACGCTTTCTGGGAAATTGCGGACAACGCGGTCCAGATTCACGGCGCAAACGGCCTATCAGAGGACAATCCATTTGTTGATCATCTCCATCTAGCTAGAGTGCTTCGGATCGTAGAAGGAACTGACGAGATCCAACTCAACACGATCGCTAAGCAAAATGATCTCCTATAG
- a CDS encoding transposase translates to MAPTRKSRRTVFRQIAQQPFTDWPAYESTPLFDRSSLAAVETDVRIVAETWFQQEAHETVEPFVSTLPLAYVRFDAHDRYAGSTSYEMETLFRLFLLKECYGWDHETALVEYLTQHPELCEQIGLQSVPDQSTLWRSWHHRFTTDLQDTVETAARTILIKAQNAGISVPCEPERQSRRHGDERTEPDPDDQTVLEQAETVTENVSRVAFPAFSLDRGEGCEIHENAYWDLQTYLRLRENLAVNEGARSFIHESNRERTPLGHAHREHLRDLSIRQIREMYRQAVSRLLDRIAETEELFRAGIVAINITESDPFTGDRTGHEDEIIGTKEKTDEYAYQWATVQLVGNAVPIVLDARPVRKGYTRMEIVENLLDSAENLVHVDNVLMDREFDSQHILEMLSQRGLSYVVPKRMQTSEKAQAKRLLKRNKDRYETDRKLHLGDNEWHSTTLIYRRNENSEHTDHRQYSVFMTNRNSGFLTEYGYRWEIESGYKSIKRFMGATTSKNFSLRFFYFAFACLLYSIWRAVDLLVQVQLTGEYEHSPIVTADNTLTLVKKETGIG, encoded by the coding sequence GTGGCTCCAACACGTAAATCTCGCCGCACTGTCTTTCGACAAATCGCCCAACAGCCCTTCACCGACTGGCCTGCGTACGAGTCCACGCCACTGTTCGACCGCTCATCACTCGCCGCAGTAGAAACAGACGTTCGTATCGTCGCGGAAACCTGGTTCCAACAGGAGGCGCACGAGACGGTCGAACCGTTCGTCTCCACACTCCCACTCGCATATGTCCGATTCGATGCCCACGACCGATACGCAGGGTCAACGAGCTACGAAATGGAGACACTATTTCGCCTATTCCTGCTGAAAGAATGCTATGGCTGGGACCACGAGACTGCCCTCGTCGAATACCTCACCCAGCATCCCGAGCTCTGCGAACAGATTGGCCTGCAGTCAGTACCCGATCAGTCAACCCTGTGGCGCAGCTGGCACCACCGCTTCACTACTGATCTCCAAGATACCGTCGAGACCGCGGCTCGAACAATCCTCATCAAAGCACAGAATGCTGGTATCTCAGTCCCGTGCGAACCTGAACGGCAGAGCCGCAGACACGGTGACGAGCGTACGGAACCGGACCCCGATGATCAGACCGTATTAGAGCAGGCCGAAACAGTCACTGAGAATGTTAGCCGTGTCGCTTTCCCAGCGTTCTCACTGGACCGAGGCGAGGGCTGTGAAATCCACGAGAACGCTTACTGGGACCTCCAGACCTATCTGAGGCTTCGAGAGAACTTGGCTGTCAACGAAGGCGCTCGGAGCTTCATCCACGAGTCCAATCGGGAGCGAACACCACTCGGTCATGCTCATCGCGAGCATCTCCGGGATCTTTCGATCAGGCAAATACGTGAAATGTACCGCCAAGCCGTGAGTCGCCTCTTAGATCGTATCGCAGAGACTGAGGAGTTGTTCCGGGCTGGCATCGTCGCGATCAATATCACTGAATCAGACCCGTTCACAGGAGATCGAACCGGGCATGAGGACGAAATTATCGGCACGAAGGAGAAAACCGATGAGTACGCCTACCAGTGGGCGACAGTCCAGCTGGTCGGGAATGCTGTCCCAATCGTGTTAGACGCGCGGCCAGTGCGCAAAGGATATACGCGCATGGAGATCGTCGAGAACCTCTTGGACTCTGCAGAGAACCTCGTTCATGTCGATAACGTGCTGATGGACCGTGAGTTCGACAGCCAGCACATCCTGGAGATGCTCAGCCAGCGCGGGCTCTCCTACGTGGTGCCCAAGCGGATGCAGACGAGTGAGAAAGCCCAGGCGAAACGACTTCTCAAGCGCAACAAGGACCGGTACGAGACAGATCGGAAATTGCATCTCGGCGACAACGAATGGCATTCAACGACACTCATCTATCGACGGAATGAGAATTCCGAGCACACCGATCATCGGCAGTACTCGGTGTTCATGACGAATCGGAATAGCGGGTTCCTTACTGAGTACGGATACAGATGGGAGATTGAGAGCGGGTACAAGTCGATCAAACGATTCATGGGTGCGACGACCTCGAAGAATTTTAGCCTCCGATTCTTCTATTTCGCGTTCGCCTGTCTCCTGTACTCGATCTGGCGAGCGGTTGATTTGCTTGTGCAGGTACAGTTGACCGGCGAGTACGAACACTCGCCCATTGTGACAGCCGACAACACGCTGACACTGGTGAAGAAGGAAACCGGAATCGGATAG
- a CDS encoding thiolase C-terminal domain-containing protein, which yields MTENEVAVVNVGQSDFGELEGQRVTEFGSRAVREALLSSSVEPDDIEEAYIGNVATTAQDQTSVIGQAILREVGVTGIPIIRVENACASSTCAFQEAYKRVQSGESDIVLAMGVEKMTGVPTEVALKDMAGAADAEVEGAMGMTFMGLYGMRANAYMNQFGNVREELADIAVKNHDNGLKNPRAHLQLNVDRDDILESRPISDPIRLLDACPMSDGAAAAVIARTEIAEELVEEPIYVDAAEMLSGNYLEEVEFWREELDERVAQKAYSEAGIGPDDLDVVEVHDAATIGELMHYEGLGLADQGEGASLVRSGDVMLDGRTPVNPSGGLKSRGHPVGATGVAQICELVWQLRGEAGARQVENPSIGLAQNSGGALVGEGGVSTVTILSNR from the coding sequence ATGACTGAAAACGAAGTAGCTGTCGTCAACGTCGGTCAGTCCGACTTCGGCGAACTGGAGGGACAGCGCGTAACTGAGTTTGGGAGCAGAGCCGTTCGTGAAGCGCTCTTGTCTTCGAGCGTTGAACCAGATGATATCGAGGAAGCGTATATCGGTAATGTCGCTACTACTGCTCAGGATCAAACCAGTGTTATTGGCCAAGCAATACTCCGAGAAGTAGGGGTAACAGGTATCCCGATCATCCGAGTTGAGAACGCGTGTGCCAGCTCAACCTGTGCATTCCAAGAGGCCTATAAGAGAGTTCAATCAGGCGAATCCGATATCGTGCTCGCTATGGGTGTTGAGAAAATGACTGGTGTCCCGACGGAGGTTGCTCTCAAAGATATGGCTGGTGCGGCGGACGCAGAAGTTGAGGGTGCAATGGGGATGACGTTCATGGGTCTCTACGGGATGCGCGCTAACGCCTACATGAATCAGTTCGGTAATGTACGCGAGGAATTGGCCGACATCGCGGTCAAAAATCATGACAATGGGCTTAAAAATCCACGGGCACATCTTCAGCTCAACGTTGACCGCGACGACATCCTTGAATCCCGCCCAATCTCCGATCCTATCCGGCTGCTTGATGCCTGTCCAATGTCAGATGGAGCAGCAGCAGCAGTCATCGCACGCACCGAAATCGCCGAAGAGTTGGTTGAAGAACCAATCTACGTCGATGCTGCCGAAATGTTGAGCGGCAATTACCTTGAGGAGGTCGAATTCTGGCGTGAAGAACTTGACGAACGCGTGGCCCAAAAGGCCTACAGTGAGGCTGGTATCGGCCCGGATGATCTGGATGTTGTCGAAGTTCATGATGCGGCTACCATCGGCGAGCTAATGCATTATGAAGGACTCGGGTTAGCGGATCAAGGGGAAGGTGCTTCACTCGTCCGGAGTGGTGACGTTATGCTCGATGGTCGTACTCCGGTTAATCCAAGTGGTGGACTCAAGTCACGCGGTCATCCCGTGGGAGCAACGGGGGTGGCCCAGATCTGTGAACTCGTCTGGCAACTCCGTGGCGAGGCGGGAGCCCGGCAGGTTGAAAATCCGTCTATTGGATTAGCCCAGAACTCGGGTGGCGCACTTGTAGGTGAAGGCGGCGTATCGACAGTAACGATCCTCAGTAACCGCTGA
- a CDS encoding MaoC family dehydratase, translating to MDYKYYDDFIVGETHKTDDVEVTKQEILEFGQKYDPLPFHIDEEAAAKTPFNGVIASGLQTFALSQKQVVDSFFRESHLLGSVGFDEAEFPNPVRPGDILSTTLEILEKRPSKSNPSRGLVTIMRKVVNQHDSVVLRVTNNVLVERQ from the coding sequence ATGGATTATAAATATTACGACGATTTCATCGTCGGCGAAACTCACAAAACCGATGATGTCGAAGTCACCAAGCAGGAAATCCTTGAGTTCGGGCAGAAATACGATCCGCTTCCGTTCCATATTGACGAAGAGGCAGCAGCGAAAACGCCGTTTAATGGCGTAATCGCCAGTGGACTGCAAACCTTTGCACTCTCCCAGAAACAGGTTGTCGATAGTTTCTTTCGAGAAAGCCACCTGCTGGGGAGCGTCGGTTTTGACGAAGCAGAGTTCCCGAATCCTGTTCGTCCCGGAGATATACTTTCCACGACACTTGAAATCCTTGAGAAGCGCCCATCAAAATCCAATCCTTCCCGAGGACTCGTGACGATTATGCGGAAGGTCGTTAATCAACACGACTCCGTTGTCCTTCGGGTAACCAATAATGTTCTAGTAGAACGGCAATAG